One Cellulomonas sp. NS3 genomic region harbors:
- the rsfS gene encoding ribosome silencing factor — protein MPATERAVELAVAAARAAADLKADEIIALDVSEQLVLTDVFLIASGTNERQVGSIVDAIEESLHKLGSKPLRREGKSEGRWVLIDFGDVVVHVQHADDRVYYALERLWKDCPVIPLPDDIRDGDGAVQ, from the coding sequence GTGCCGGCAACCGAACGCGCCGTCGAGCTCGCCGTCGCGGCAGCCCGCGCCGCTGCCGACCTGAAGGCCGACGAGATCATCGCGCTCGACGTGAGCGAGCAGCTCGTCCTGACCGACGTGTTCCTCATCGCCTCGGGCACGAACGAGCGGCAGGTCGGCTCGATCGTCGACGCCATCGAGGAGTCGCTGCACAAGCTCGGCTCGAAGCCGCTGCGCCGCGAGGGCAAGTCGGAGGGGCGCTGGGTGCTCATCGACTTCGGCGACGTCGTCGTCCACGTGCAGCACGCCGACGACCGCGTGTACTACGCGCTCGAGCGGCTCTGGAAGGACTGCCCGGTGATCCCGCTGCCCGACGACATCCGGGACGGCGACGGGGCGGTGCAGTGA
- a CDS encoding VOC family protein produces MTAPTPYIHLPGTARAALTFYAEVFGCAAQLHTFEEFGRTDGPADAVAHGYLVDGPVALFAADVAGDQPSLKSQGLMLSLLGASAPSVLRAWFDALSEGGEIMDDLQTRAWGATDGQVIDRFGLHWLIGFEGDEGH; encoded by the coding sequence ATGACCGCACCGACGCCTTACATCCACCTCCCGGGCACGGCTCGTGCCGCTCTGACCTTCTATGCCGAGGTCTTCGGCTGCGCCGCACAGCTCCACACCTTCGAGGAGTTCGGCAGGACCGACGGCCCGGCGGATGCCGTCGCCCACGGGTACCTCGTGGACGGGCCGGTCGCGCTCTTCGCAGCCGACGTCGCCGGGGACCAGCCCTCGCTCAAGAGCCAGGGACTGATGCTCTCGCTGCTCGGGGCGTCAGCACCCTCCGTGCTTCGCGCCTGGTTCGACGCGCTCTCCGAGGGCGGAGAGATCATGGACGACCTGCAGACGCGGGCCTGGGGCGCGACCGACGGGCAGGTGATCGACCGCTTCGGCCTCCACTGGCTGATCGGGTTCGAGGGCGACGAAGGCCACTGA
- a CDS encoding histidine phosphatase family protein has product MRAGRLLLWRHGRTAHNAEGRLQGQSDIPLDDVGLWQARTAAAALLARYKPTKIVVSDLGRARATAEALAEQAGLDVVVDPRVRERSFGAWEGLTAAEIGERWPEEHAAWAAGGEPTRAGGEARSTVADRMVEAVNEHAAGLTDGDTLVVVSHGAAIGLGVAGLLDLPADWRGIVGVSNAHWAELRAARGSAPHTWRLTGYNLGPTDASADWNAGPDQEARDPD; this is encoded by the coding sequence GTGAGAGCTGGCCGCCTGCTGCTGTGGCGGCACGGACGGACCGCGCACAACGCGGAGGGCCGGCTCCAGGGCCAGTCCGACATCCCGCTCGACGACGTGGGCCTGTGGCAGGCGCGCACGGCCGCGGCTGCGCTCCTCGCCCGGTACAAGCCGACGAAGATCGTCGTGTCGGACCTCGGGCGCGCCCGGGCGACGGCCGAGGCGCTCGCGGAGCAGGCGGGGCTCGACGTGGTCGTCGACCCGCGCGTGCGCGAGCGGTCGTTCGGTGCCTGGGAGGGGCTGACGGCCGCCGAGATCGGCGAGCGGTGGCCCGAGGAGCACGCCGCCTGGGCGGCCGGCGGTGAGCCGACCCGCGCGGGCGGCGAGGCGCGCTCGACCGTGGCGGACCGCATGGTCGAGGCGGTCAACGAGCACGCCGCCGGCCTCACCGACGGCGACACGCTCGTCGTGGTCTCGCACGGCGCGGCGATCGGTCTGGGGGTCGCGGGGCTGCTCGACCTGCCCGCGGACTGGCGGGGCATCGTCGGTGTGAGCAACGCGCACTGGGCCGAGCTCCGTGCGGCCCGGGGGAGCGCCCCGCACACGTGGCGGCTCACGGGCTACAACCTGGGACCGACCGACGCGTCGGCGGACTGGAACGCCGGGCCCGACCAGGAGGCCCGCGACCCCGATTAG
- a CDS encoding winged helix-turn-helix transcriptional regulator, producing MNDTTPTGDPALLRVDAPHRELLDQVLDKWSLQVLDTLCGRPLRFNELRREIPAVGQKSLTATLRRLERNGMVERVVIATRPVAVVYRITPTGDTLNELVDALLRWTTVNLPEVERARARFDDDETR from the coding sequence GTGAACGACACCACCCCCACCGGCGACCCCGCCCTGCTCCGGGTCGACGCCCCGCACCGCGAGCTGCTCGATCAGGTCCTCGACAAGTGGTCGCTGCAGGTGCTCGACACGCTGTGCGGGCGGCCGCTGCGGTTCAACGAGCTGCGCCGCGAGATCCCGGCAGTCGGGCAGAAGTCCCTCACCGCGACCCTGCGTCGCCTCGAGCGCAACGGCATGGTCGAGCGCGTCGTGATCGCCACACGGCCCGTCGCCGTCGTGTACCGGATCACCCCGACAGGGGACACGCTCAACGAGCTCGTCGACGCGCTCCTGCGGTGGACGACGGTGAACCTGCCGGAGGTCGAGCGGGCGCGGGCCCGATTCGACGACGACGAGACGCGGTGA
- a CDS encoding AAA family ATPase produces MWAAGTRLVIIGGPSGAGKSTIARALRAEPGRGTALVEQDHVRRILLREWDTPGAQRAHDHLTALVTAELTASRRRRIGPAPARPPAGSPSSTAGARRRAR; encoded by the coding sequence ATGTGGGCAGCTGGCACACGGCTCGTGATCATCGGGGGACCCTCTGGGGCCGGGAAGAGCACGATCGCTCGAGCGCTGCGCGCCGAGCCCGGCCGCGGCACCGCACTGGTCGAGCAGGACCACGTGCGCCGGATCCTCCTCCGGGAGTGGGACACCCCCGGAGCACAGCGCGCTCACGACCACCTGACCGCCCTCGTGACCGCGGAGCTCACCGCGTCTCGTCGTCGTCGAATCGGGCCCGCGCCCGCTCGACCTCCGGCAGGTTCACCGTCGTCCACCGCAGGAGCGCGTCGACGAGCTCGTTGA
- a CDS encoding RidA family protein: protein MPVQLLSPESMLQPVPYAHVSVSTGSRHVHVAGQIGRDPDTGDLADDLTGQVAQTLRNTARGLAAAGATFADVVRLRFFVTRWSPEKMGEFMAGVDLVARELDLPQPMPPASLIGVEILFEADVLVEVEAYAVLD, encoded by the coding sequence GTGCCTGTGCAGCTGCTGTCCCCCGAGTCCATGCTCCAGCCCGTCCCCTACGCCCACGTCTCCGTCTCGACGGGCAGCCGCCACGTGCACGTCGCCGGGCAGATCGGCCGCGACCCCGACACCGGCGACCTGGCCGACGACCTCACCGGCCAGGTCGCCCAGACGCTGCGCAACACCGCCCGCGGGCTCGCCGCCGCGGGTGCGACGTTCGCGGACGTCGTGCGCCTGCGCTTCTTCGTCACCCGGTGGTCCCCGGAGAAGATGGGCGAGTTCATGGCGGGCGTCGACCTCGTGGCCCGCGAGCTCGACCTGCCGCAGCCGATGCCCCCCGCCTCGCTCATCGGTGTCGAGATCCTGTTCGAGGCCGACGTGCTCGTCGAGGTCGAGGCGTACGCCGTGCTCGACTGA